The following are from one region of the Tindallia californiensis genome:
- a CDS encoding ATP-binding cassette domain-containing protein yields MIQCDHIHFRYQKQSIYQNFHWELSSGSICGFLGPNGAGKTSLFKLLTGLMFPQEGSISVLGHDPKHREGRFYQKIAYVPEDLPVPEMSPETYAHFCGPMYPNYDEASFHQLCDDFEVDRQKAFTHFSAGDLRKAWLSFAFSCKTDLFILDEPSKGLDIHAQSTLRKTLTDIAADGSTILLSTHHVREVEGLLDHVTMINRSGQLLLNLPITDLHKSFRLKRTLSKEAFPENSLACRRDASGWTLLLNEPSALSEDIPLELLFTGLCRKEKELSDE; encoded by the coding sequence ATGATTCAGTGTGATCATATACATTTTCGTTATCAAAAACAATCTATCTATCAAAACTTTCATTGGGAATTATCATCAGGAAGCATTTGTGGCTTTCTTGGCCCTAATGGTGCCGGAAAAACCAGCTTATTCAAACTTTTAACCGGGTTAATGTTCCCTCAAGAAGGAAGTATTTCTGTCTTAGGGCATGATCCAAAACATCGAGAAGGAAGATTTTATCAAAAAATAGCTTATGTGCCGGAAGATTTACCTGTCCCTGAGATGAGCCCTGAAACCTATGCTCATTTTTGTGGACCAATGTACCCTAACTACGATGAAGCTTCTTTTCATCAACTTTGCGATGATTTTGAAGTTGACAGACAGAAAGCCTTTACCCATTTCAGTGCCGGTGATCTTCGAAAAGCATGGCTTTCCTTTGCTTTTTCCTGCAAAACCGACCTGTTTATTCTGGATGAACCCTCTAAAGGGCTTGATATTCATGCACAATCCACTTTACGAAAAACCTTGACCGATATAGCTGCCGACGGTTCCACTATTTTACTCTCTACCCATCATGTTCGCGAAGTTGAAGGATTGTTAGACCACGTTACAATGATCAACCGGAGTGGTCAGCTTCTTCTCAATCTACCTATTACTGATCTTCACAAGAGCTTCCGTCTAAAACGTACTTTGTCAAAAGAAGCCTTCCCTGAGAATTCTTTAGCTTGTCGTCGTGATGCTTCTGGATGGACTCTTTTACTAAATGAACCTTCTGCTCTTTCGGAAGATATCCCTCTGGAATTACTGTTTACAGGGCTTTGTCGTAAAGAAAAGGAGCTTTCTGATGAGTAG
- a CDS encoding GntR family transcriptional regulator codes for MTPDFNEELTIYRQIALSIENAILEGILKPEERLSSLRESAVEMEVNINTIMKAYHLLASENILIKKRGLGFFVSPNSIDIIQQKRREIFFYQTVPKISKTMELLGIQMDELIHALKKEP; via the coding sequence ATGACACCAGACTTTAACGAAGAGTTAACCATCTATCGGCAAATTGCTCTTAGCATTGAAAATGCTATCCTTGAAGGGATCCTAAAGCCAGAAGAAAGGCTTTCCTCTTTACGAGAGAGCGCTGTCGAAATGGAAGTAAATATTAATACCATTATGAAAGCGTATCATTTATTGGCGTCAGAAAATATTCTTATCAAAAAAAGAGGGCTTGGTTTTTTTGTCAGCCCAAATTCCATCGATATTATTCAACAAAAGCGACGAGAAATATTTTTTTATCAAACTGTTCCAAAAATATCAAAAACCATGGAATTATTAGGAATTCAGATGGACGAATTAATCCATGCCCTCAAAAAAGAACCCTAA
- a CDS encoding methyl-accepting chemotaxis protein: MSIKKTLLLSVGSIVFLLVVNATIMTLLKTTQDNLSYHQEIRYDSYLLADELRQSSDDLTRLARLYVVEKENDPEQAAEYLRQYNAILDIRNGVIPRPAQYHLIYWDLVAVDENPPTPDSNVTRSLLDLMADLNFTEEEFEYLAQANANSDGLVETEVTAMNLADNNIGPSERDVMQPGESPRDTAIRIMHDKQYMTYKAEIMRPINDFFIALENRTSGTVNALEARVARLTIAGIVSLILSILISVWLLYRLIFTVLKNIRILQHSVQELAQKGGDLTQSIDINTNDELGLLSSSVNQFIKNIAGIIGGVSHSVEQVNTHAKEVSTNAENALLSAQESARVINEIANSSSEQAKDVEVLATSVNQIDHSLNSDSERMHSLNQATMEIDKQKEDGFTILADLIQSANQSDQTMKTIDEVVQSSNESAEKIESASTMIQSIADQTNLLALNAAIEAARAGEAGKGFAVVAEEIRKLAEQSNSFTNEIKTVIDELKSKSLDAVKTMQTAKDISKVQNQSVSATEDKFHAIAKAIDSIKDIISLLNTSRKEMTENKNRIVELTHNLSAISEENAASTEESSAAMHEQQEHIERIVSSQAEVANLADELSELIKKFTV, translated from the coding sequence ATGAGTATAAAGAAAACATTATTACTATCAGTAGGATCTATCGTTTTTTTACTGGTTGTTAATGCCACCATTATGACCTTATTAAAAACCACACAGGATAATCTGAGTTATCATCAGGAAATTCGGTATGACAGCTATCTGTTAGCTGATGAACTGCGACAGTCCTCCGATGATTTAACCAGATTAGCCCGACTATATGTTGTGGAAAAAGAAAATGATCCGGAACAGGCCGCTGAATATTTGCGACAATATAATGCGATCTTAGACATTCGTAATGGCGTCATTCCAAGACCAGCACAGTATCATCTGATTTATTGGGATCTTGTAGCCGTAGATGAAAATCCTCCAACTCCTGATTCCAATGTAACCCGTTCCCTACTGGATCTTATGGCCGATTTGAATTTTACAGAAGAAGAGTTTGAATATTTAGCTCAAGCAAACGCCAATTCTGATGGATTGGTTGAGACAGAAGTTACTGCAATGAATTTAGCGGATAACAATATCGGACCTTCTGAAAGAGACGTTATGCAACCAGGAGAATCTCCCAGAGATACCGCCATTCGCATTATGCATGATAAGCAATATATGACTTACAAAGCCGAGATTATGCGTCCCATTAATGATTTTTTTATTGCATTAGAAAACAGAACATCTGGTACTGTGAACGCTCTCGAAGCAAGGGTAGCAAGGTTAACCATTGCTGGAATTGTTAGCCTTATCCTTTCAATTTTGATTAGTGTATGGCTTCTTTACCGACTCATTTTCACCGTACTTAAGAATATCCGCATCCTTCAGCATAGTGTGCAGGAGCTTGCTCAAAAGGGTGGCGACCTGACACAAAGTATTGATATTAACACAAATGACGAACTTGGTCTGCTTTCCTCCAGTGTTAATCAGTTTATCAAAAACATTGCTGGCATTATTGGAGGCGTCTCCCATTCAGTAGAACAGGTTAACACCCACGCAAAAGAAGTCTCCACCAATGCAGAAAATGCCTTATTATCGGCTCAGGAAAGTGCCCGTGTCATTAATGAAATTGCAAATAGTTCCTCTGAACAAGCAAAGGATGTAGAAGTATTGGCAACTTCTGTCAATCAAATTGATCATTCGTTGAATAGCGATTCCGAACGCATGCATTCTCTTAATCAGGCAACAATGGAAATTGACAAACAAAAAGAAGATGGTTTTACCATATTAGCCGATCTTATTCAAAGTGCTAATCAAAGCGATCAAACAATGAAAACCATTGATGAAGTTGTACAAAGTTCTAATGAGAGTGCCGAAAAAATTGAAAGTGCCAGCACCATGATTCAGAGTATTGCGGACCAAACAAATCTATTAGCATTGAATGCCGCCATCGAAGCTGCAAGAGCAGGTGAAGCAGGAAAAGGTTTTGCTGTTGTAGCCGAGGAAATTCGAAAACTTGCCGAACAATCTAATAGTTTTACTAATGAAATTAAAACCGTTATTGATGAATTAAAGTCCAAATCTTTGGATGCAGTTAAAACCATGCAAACGGCTAAGGATATTTCTAAAGTGCAAAATCAAAGTGTATCGGCTACCGAAGATAAGTTTCATGCTATCGCCAAAGCCATTGATTCCATCAAGGATATTATTAGTTTACTGAATACTTCCCGAAAAGAAATGACTGAAAATAAAAACCGTATTGTTGAACTGACACATAACCTTTCTGCCATATCAGAAGAAAATGCGGCCAGCACAGAAGAATCTTCTGCCGCCATGCACGAGCAACAAGAACATATAGAGCGAATCGTGTCTTCACAAGCAGAAGTTGCTAATTTAGCCGATGAGTTAAGTGAATTAATTAAAAAGTTTACTGTATAA
- a CDS encoding MFS transporter encodes MKKISSKYVVWLVFGLAFMIGFFHRYSIGIIADPLREDLLLSTAGISLLSSMYFYTYGFLQIPCGIMVDAQGPRRVVLMGMSAVFIGSIFFALSPTPILLYIARALIGFGAATVFTSIFKIQALWFKPTEFATIAGMTAVIGNVGGMLATAPFYHLTNALGWRGGHLILAIITLMPILIIYGWITDRPPAKNDAEEGKEEYKKLEKSTEKQPQKQLQKQPQKITEGLKVVVSNPYAWVNAVILFMVFGSYMSFSGLWGPHFLRYVYEIPLEQAANLIMIYMAGVLIGSPAIGMISDRLQKRKRVLQTALLLLVAGWAMMILILPAFQKMWLLIPVLFITGSVSISPMLCFTNTKELIPQEYTGIATGFVNMAPFFGTSVINSLFAWFLRTEETAATYQAGALLFLLAAIIGFTASFLMKEGLETKANKMH; translated from the coding sequence ATGAAAAAAATTTCTTCTAAATATGTGGTCTGGCTGGTCTTTGGACTGGCCTTTATGATTGGCTTTTTTCATCGGTATTCCATTGGTATTATTGCCGATCCTCTGCGGGAAGACTTGCTTTTATCAACGGCTGGGATTAGCTTATTATCCTCCATGTATTTTTATACCTATGGCTTTTTACAGATACCCTGCGGCATTATGGTAGATGCACAGGGGCCACGACGAGTGGTACTTATGGGGATGTCAGCTGTATTCATAGGATCCATCTTCTTTGCCTTGTCCCCTACGCCCATTTTGCTCTATATCGCCAGAGCGTTGATAGGCTTTGGTGCGGCTACGGTTTTTACGTCCATATTTAAGATTCAGGCGTTATGGTTTAAGCCTACGGAATTTGCCACCATTGCCGGTATGACAGCCGTCATTGGTAATGTGGGAGGGATGCTGGCAACGGCACCTTTTTATCATTTAACCAATGCTTTAGGATGGAGAGGTGGGCATCTGATACTGGCCATTATTACCTTAATGCCTATTTTGATCATTTACGGCTGGATTACCGATCGGCCGCCAGCAAAAAATGACGCAGAAGAAGGGAAGGAAGAGTATAAAAAACTGGAAAAAAGTACAGAAAAGCAACCACAAAAGCAGCTACAAAAGCAGCCACAAAAGATTACAGAAGGATTAAAAGTAGTGGTTTCTAATCCTTATGCATGGGTCAATGCGGTTATTTTATTTATGGTTTTTGGATCTTATATGAGTTTTTCAGGCCTATGGGGTCCTCATTTTCTTCGCTATGTTTACGAAATACCCTTGGAACAGGCAGCTAACCTTATTATGATCTACATGGCAGGCGTTTTGATTGGTTCCCCGGCGATTGGAATGATCTCTGACCGGTTACAAAAACGAAAGCGGGTATTGCAGACTGCATTGCTATTATTAGTGGCAGGATGGGCGATGATGATTCTGATTCTACCGGCTTTTCAAAAAATGTGGCTATTAATTCCGGTCCTCTTTATTACCGGTTCTGTATCCATCAGCCCTATGCTATGCTTTACGAACACCAAGGAACTTATTCCACAGGAATATACCGGTATTGCTACCGGATTTGTGAACATGGCTCCTTTTTTTGGAACATCGGTGATTAACAGTTTGTTTGCCTGGTTTTTAAGAACAGAAGAAACGGCGGCAACCTATCAGGCAGGAGCTCTTCTTTTTCTTTTGGCCGCCATCATTGGTTTTACAGCTAGTTTTCTAATGAAAGAAGGATTGGAAACAAAGGCAAATAAAATGCATTAA
- a CDS encoding NAD(P)-dependent oxidoreductase has translation MKILITAGYHLSEDKLDLLRDLGCQPVLWPKEKEPVAEEHWDADILFSYQVFNYTDVRRFHNLKLIQLTSSGIDHIPMEYLREKNIKLCNARGIYSIPIAEWVLLKTMEIYRNSRFYEKAQEGKVWKKHREMEEIYGKTVGIVGTGSIGTETAKRFHSFGAKVVGINRDGRKIEAFHECHSIHHLAKVVGEWDILVLALPLTKDTEGLINEAILAQMKKEALLINVSRGPVIVEEALMDHLNRERLKGAALDVFQEEPLPEESLWWSHPKVLVTPHVSFLSTSVPERAFQLAYRNIKAFKEGRPLENLQTSLFK, from the coding sequence GTGAAAATACTGATAACCGCCGGGTACCATTTATCGGAAGATAAGCTGGATTTGTTAAGAGATCTCGGTTGTCAACCGGTCCTTTGGCCAAAAGAAAAAGAACCGGTAGCAGAAGAACATTGGGATGCGGACATTCTTTTTAGTTATCAGGTGTTTAACTATACCGATGTTCGACGATTTCATAACCTAAAACTGATCCAGCTAACCAGCTCGGGGATCGATCATATACCGATGGAATATCTTCGTGAAAAAAACATTAAGCTTTGCAATGCTCGGGGCATTTATAGTATTCCCATTGCCGAATGGGTGCTCTTAAAAACCATGGAAATCTATAGAAATAGCCGATTTTATGAAAAGGCTCAGGAAGGAAAAGTATGGAAAAAACATCGGGAGATGGAAGAAATATATGGAAAAACCGTGGGAATTGTGGGTACTGGAAGTATTGGAACAGAGACAGCAAAACGGTTTCATAGCTTTGGAGCAAAAGTGGTAGGCATCAACCGGGATGGACGAAAAATAGAGGCGTTTCATGAATGTCATTCCATTCACCATCTGGCAAAAGTGGTAGGAGAATGGGATATCTTAGTGCTGGCACTTCCTCTCACAAAAGATACGGAGGGATTGATCAACGAAGCAATACTAGCACAGATGAAAAAAGAAGCGCTGCTGATTAATGTTTCCCGGGGACCTGTGATTGTAGAAGAAGCGCTGATGGATCACTTAAATCGAGAAAGACTAAAAGGTGCCGCTTTGGATGTTTTTCAGGAAGAGCCTTTACCGGAAGAAAGCTTATGGTGGAGTCATCCAAAAGTATTAGTGACACCTCATGTTTCTTTTCTTTCTACCAGTGTACCGGAACGGGCTTTTCAGTTAGCTTATCGAAATATTAAAGCTTTTAAAGAAGGAAGGCCGCTGGAAAACCTGCAGACATCTTTATTCAAATAG
- a CDS encoding PAS domain-containing protein, with translation MEEKKAPMNHDVLLEIAKSIPGSLFQCEYNKADGFSITYACPEFWNIFQMNSQPLPYFPDSDFFDMILEEDLTALYQSMTKSMEDQDLWSLDFRIQYPTKEVRWVHAWAKASDQNKNDFCWNGYIKDITDDKMQRLSLMEDQKRWRFSLEEAGAGFWEWDIKNETIYRSAQTLRMIGFEEGELASNTQSWFERIHPEDRPDCPDCDIPYHELKRCAICPDGWFDSTNTIEMTYRIRKKDGAYLWVLDRGKVVERNPDETPRLFFGYIIDITSQKNLEESLKAERALFEHGPTSIIRIKNKEEWPIVYSSKNISNLIGYSSSELTLQEKPFLDLIHPDDQARVLREAKDIERTNKVSQNFIYRLINDQREPVWVSVVSKKDTRFEDSEDHFIGYINDFTYIMQSKRQMKTVMNAVKTLILVIDPSDDAILFSNEAAHQIYGKLEGKKSIDHFWSYHQFSTSGKKYPSEELDEMDFVTFHPESTKWYETSVATIEWINGKYVHLVIQNDVTELIEALDSLKQSEEEKESLLRAIPDNIFILNTQGKCLKSFIRSSESTKKKDWIIQERPLEDCFSNAVAKELLAACQQAIQTNEIIFLEYELTIDHKTKQFEARFLRLNQDTILMIERDMTNIKELQQITENALNVAQDSVQVKSQFLANMSHEIRTPMNGIIGYVDLLYETSLSKSQEKYVQGINAGIETLMHTINSVLDLSRIESGQLDLEKVPFNPLEEVAYIVESFLPYAEKNNNQITFTHKIPSSLHATLLGDAYRLRQVLNNLISNALKFTSKGSITVSLDMVPIDNQKVKLTVSITDTGIGIPSHQINNLFQPFMQVDSSTTRKYGGSGLGLPIAKQIVELMGGHMTVESEPLKGSCFRVVLPLETETPLSDQLSINHQLSIHKTKEPMDTILIIETKQNRSLFQRLLLKQQVLCDFSVHLQEAIEWIEQKNYSAIFIENQCLNDEWLGQISQNHPELPLFLLLDDTKKSPSLFQHIPQIPLPLTANKVLQELEKTGNTKED, from the coding sequence ATGGAAGAAAAAAAAGCACCCATGAACCATGATGTGCTCCTGGAAATTGCCAAAAGTATTCCCGGCTCTCTTTTTCAATGTGAGTACAATAAAGCTGATGGTTTCTCCATTACATATGCTTGCCCTGAATTTTGGAATATTTTTCAAATGAATTCCCAACCTCTTCCTTATTTTCCAGACTCCGATTTTTTTGACATGATTTTAGAGGAAGATTTAACAGCCCTCTACCAGTCCATGACTAAATCCATGGAAGATCAAGATCTTTGGAGCCTCGATTTTCGAATTCAATATCCCACCAAAGAAGTCCGATGGGTACATGCTTGGGCTAAAGCATCAGATCAAAACAAAAATGATTTTTGCTGGAACGGATATATAAAAGATATCACTGATGATAAAATGCAACGTTTATCCTTAATGGAGGACCAAAAAAGATGGCGTTTTTCTCTTGAAGAAGCCGGTGCCGGGTTTTGGGAGTGGGATATCAAGAATGAGACTATTTATCGTTCTGCACAAACCCTTCGGATGATTGGTTTTGAAGAAGGTGAACTAGCCAGCAATACTCAGTCCTGGTTTGAACGCATCCATCCGGAAGATCGACCAGACTGTCCAGACTGTGATATTCCTTATCATGAACTAAAACGATGTGCGATTTGTCCCGATGGATGGTTCGATTCAACCAATACCATCGAAATGACGTATCGGATTCGAAAAAAAGACGGTGCTTATCTTTGGGTTTTAGACCGAGGAAAAGTGGTGGAACGAAATCCAGATGAAACACCCCGGCTTTTTTTTGGTTATATTATCGATATTACCAGTCAAAAGAATCTCGAAGAATCTCTTAAAGCTGAACGTGCCTTATTTGAACATGGTCCAACATCTATTATCAGAATAAAAAACAAAGAAGAATGGCCGATTGTCTATTCCTCTAAGAATATTAGTAACCTAATTGGATACTCATCTTCTGAACTAACGCTACAAGAAAAACCTTTTTTAGATTTAATTCATCCTGATGATCAGGCAAGAGTCTTAAGAGAAGCGAAAGACATTGAACGAACCAATAAAGTGTCCCAAAATTTTATCTATCGTTTAATTAATGATCAGAGAGAGCCTGTATGGGTTTCCGTTGTTTCTAAAAAAGATACTCGTTTTGAAGATTCAGAAGACCATTTTATTGGGTATATTAATGACTTTACCTATATCATGCAATCAAAACGTCAGATGAAAACCGTTATGAACGCTGTCAAAACCCTTATTCTTGTTATTGATCCATCAGATGATGCTATTTTGTTTTCCAACGAAGCCGCCCATCAGATTTATGGAAAGCTTGAAGGCAAAAAATCAATTGACCATTTTTGGTCATATCACCAATTTTCCACTTCCGGAAAAAAATATCCTTCTGAAGAATTGGATGAAATGGATTTTGTCACTTTTCATCCAGAATCCACTAAATGGTATGAAACTAGTGTGGCAACCATCGAATGGATCAATGGAAAGTATGTACATTTAGTGATTCAAAACGATGTCACTGAATTAATAGAGGCTTTGGATTCTTTGAAACAAAGTGAGGAGGAAAAAGAGTCTTTACTCAGAGCGATTCCAGATAATATTTTCATCTTAAATACTCAGGGGAAATGTCTGAAAAGTTTTATCCGGTCCTCAGAATCAACAAAAAAGAAGGATTGGATCATTCAGGAAAGACCATTGGAAGATTGTTTTTCCAATGCGGTTGCCAAGGAATTATTAGCCGCTTGTCAACAAGCAATACAAACCAATGAAATTATCTTCTTAGAATATGAATTAACCATTGACCATAAAACCAAACAATTTGAAGCACGATTTCTGAGACTGAATCAAGATACCATTCTAATGATAGAAAGAGACATGACTAACATCAAAGAATTGCAGCAAATAACAGAAAATGCTCTAAATGTTGCTCAGGATTCCGTTCAAGTGAAAAGTCAGTTTTTAGCAAATATGAGCCATGAAATACGAACACCGATGAATGGTATTATTGGATACGTAGATCTTCTGTACGAAACGTCTTTATCGAAGAGCCAGGAGAAGTATGTTCAGGGGATTAACGCCGGAATTGAAACCTTAATGCATACGATTAATTCTGTTTTAGATTTATCTAGAATTGAATCTGGTCAGCTAGACCTTGAAAAGGTTCCTTTTAACCCACTAGAAGAAGTGGCTTATATTGTTGAAAGCTTTTTGCCCTATGCCGAAAAAAACAATAACCAGATAACCTTCACTCATAAGATTCCCTCTTCTTTACATGCTACGCTACTCGGGGATGCATACAGACTTCGTCAAGTATTGAATAATTTAATTAGTAATGCCTTGAAATTTACTTCTAAGGGATCAATCACTGTCTCATTGGACATGGTGCCTATTGACAATCAAAAAGTAAAGCTAACGGTTTCTATTACAGATACAGGAATCGGTATCCCTTCCCACCAAATCAACAATCTATTTCAACCATTTATGCAAGTGGATAGTTCTACGACAAGAAAATATGGAGGATCCGGACTTGGTTTACCCATTGCAAAACAAATTGTTGAGCTTATGGGTGGACACATGACCGTAGAAAGTGAACCCTTAAAAGGAAGTTGCTTTAGGGTTGTCTTACCCTTAGAAACAGAAACTCCCTTATCTGATCAGCTGTCTATCAATCATCAACTATCCATTCACAAAACAAAAGAACCAATGGATACCATCCTTATCATCGAAACTAAGCAAAACCGATCTCTTTTTCAACGGTTACTGCTAAAACAACAGGTTCTTTGTGATTTTTCAGTACATCTTCAGGAAGCTATCGAGTGGATAGAACAAAAGAACTATTCCGCCATTTTTATAGAAAACCAGTGTCTCAATGATGAATGGCTAGGTCAAATTTCACAAAATCATCCTGAACTTCCTTTGTTTCTATTATTGGATGATACAAAAAAATCACCCTCCCTATTCCAACATATTCCACAAATACCCTTACCACTCACAGCTAATAAAGTGCTTCAAGAACTTGAAAAAACAGGAAATACAAAGGAGGATTGA
- a CDS encoding PAS domain-containing hybrid sensor histidine kinase/response regulator: protein MSSYQPINTELSLALMEITKKLPDAVCVIDEEKRILFANESTFSFLSLTQEDVYHLNLASFYPEEVQPFLESRIKHAKKHGFWRGETIMTDKTGVKIPVSQIIISHDEHTKDAAFYSTIIQEIESLKTSEVILAEQKEELQLVNHQLRTALHSKDEFLANMGHELRTPLNAILGMTETLLDHVYGSLNEDQHHCLKVVEESGHHLLSLINDILDIAKIDLGKLSLDIQPFDLKKICQSALDNIIPLAEEKKVHVSFDYDDAITLLLGDGRRIKEVLVNLLKNAVKFSHSSGRIGLVVRGINPEEKIRIEVWDMGIGINKKDMDRIFEPYQQVSSSLDRHYDGSGLGLPLSKGIIDLHQGDLSIESIPGEGSIFTLHLPWKNPITTDPVIGTDNDKTDLYYQEQQQPIRILLAEDNAANIETFQLYLKSKGFVVETALTGNEAISKAISIDPALILMDIHMPELDGLEAIQYLKSKEHTKDIPIIALTALAMPQDQEKCLKAGADYYLSKPIRLHQLYQKVLETLHKHD from the coding sequence ATGAGCTCTTATCAACCAATTAACACAGAATTATCCTTAGCCCTTATGGAAATAACAAAAAAACTACCGGATGCGGTCTGTGTTATTGATGAAGAAAAAAGGATCCTTTTTGCTAATGAAAGTACGTTCTCCTTTTTAAGCCTAACACAAGAAGATGTATATCATCTGAACCTTGCCAGTTTTTATCCTGAAGAAGTTCAGCCATTTTTGGAGTCGCGGATCAAGCATGCAAAAAAACATGGGTTTTGGCGTGGTGAAACCATCATGACTGATAAAACAGGAGTAAAAATACCTGTTTCACAAATCATTATCAGTCATGATGAACACACGAAAGATGCGGCATTTTATTCAACGATTATTCAAGAAATTGAATCTCTTAAAACATCCGAAGTCATTTTGGCAGAACAAAAGGAAGAATTACAGCTTGTTAACCATCAGCTTAGGACAGCCCTTCACAGTAAAGATGAATTTCTGGCAAACATGGGTCATGAGCTTCGTACCCCTTTGAATGCTATTTTAGGCATGACAGAAACCTTGTTAGACCATGTATATGGTTCCTTAAATGAAGACCAGCATCATTGCCTAAAGGTGGTAGAAGAAAGTGGTCATCATTTACTTTCGCTGATTAACGACATCCTTGATATCGCCAAAATTGATTTAGGAAAACTAAGCCTTGATATTCAACCCTTTGACCTGAAAAAAATTTGTCAAAGCGCATTGGATAACATTATTCCCTTAGCAGAAGAAAAAAAAGTGCACGTTTCTTTTGACTATGATGACGCCATCACTCTTTTATTAGGAGATGGACGCCGTATCAAGGAAGTGTTAGTAAACTTATTAAAAAATGCTGTGAAATTTTCTCATTCCTCAGGCCGGATTGGACTGGTTGTCCGTGGGATTAATCCGGAAGAAAAAATAAGGATAGAGGTGTGGGATATGGGCATTGGGATTAATAAAAAGGACATGGATAGAATTTTCGAACCCTATCAGCAAGTAAGCAGCAGCCTTGACCGTCATTATGACGGGAGTGGATTAGGATTACCCTTATCCAAAGGAATTATTGACTTGCATCAAGGGGATCTAAGTATTGAAAGCATTCCTGGTGAAGGAAGTATTTTCACCCTTCATCTCCCATGGAAAAACCCAATCACAACGGATCCAGTAATAGGGACAGACAATGACAAAACCGATCTTTATTATCAAGAGCAGCAACAGCCTATCCGCATACTATTAGCCGAAGATAACGCTGCGAATATTGAAACCTTTCAACTTTATTTGAAAAGCAAAGGCTTTGTTGTTGAAACAGCTTTAACAGGAAATGAAGCGATTTCTAAGGCCATTTCCATTGATCCGGCATTGATCTTAATGGATATTCATATGCCTGAGTTAGATGGACTAGAAGCTATTCAATACTTAAAATCTAAAGAACATACAAAAGATATTCCTATTATTGCCTTAACAGCTTTAGCTATGCCTCAGGATCAAGAAAAATGTCTAAAAGCAGGTGCTGATTATTATCTTTCAAAACCTATCCGCCTTCATCAGTTATATCAAA